The Candidatus Kryptonium sp. genome contains a region encoding:
- a CDS encoding chemotaxis protein CheA, whose product MSIPAIFDDEMKEIVESFIIETKELLDKLDNDLLQIEKRPNDVELLNSIFRYVHTIKGTSSFIGFEQMSELAHKFEDVLNKLRKGEIKLRSDIVDVMFKSHDLLKILLSKLENRDFTPIDIKDIISKLERISRGEILSDDEADFLNDHEKVENNDRLENLGDEETIQKVEAKVIDKTIRINVERLDELINLVGELVLGRNRLTQIISGVIEKFEGEPVARELIDTVSQVEYLVSELQTVVMRARMLPIAKVFSKFPRMVRDLAKEMNKEVDLLIYGEDTEVDKSVIEYIHDPLVHIIRNAIDHGIEPKEERIKVGKPERGKIILKAEHEGNYIVITVEDDGRGIDPNKIRKKAIEKNLITEQEANSISDKDILNFIFIPGFSTASKVTNVSGRGVGLDVVKANITKLNGIIDVQSTPGIGTKFILKLPLTLAIIQGLIVKVCDEIFIVPLSSVIEVVRIEPEQIHSVNGKEIIRLRDSILPLVRLEKIFNLGSSCYKNGNLYVVVVGLAEKKLGLVVDALIGQKEVVIKSLGSYLKNVKGIAGATILGDGSVKLIIDIAQIFKMLTEKFLIL is encoded by the coding sequence ATGTCAATACCTGCGATCTTTGATGATGAGATGAAGGAAATAGTTGAAAGCTTCATCATTGAAACAAAAGAACTTCTTGATAAACTTGACAACGATCTTCTTCAAATTGAGAAAAGACCGAATGATGTGGAGCTTTTAAATTCAATTTTTAGGTATGTTCACACTATTAAGGGGACTTCTTCGTTTATAGGTTTTGAGCAAATGAGCGAACTTGCGCATAAATTTGAGGATGTGCTAAATAAACTTCGCAAGGGCGAAATCAAACTTCGTTCAGATATAGTAGATGTGATGTTTAAATCGCATGATTTACTTAAAATTTTGCTCTCAAAGCTTGAAAATCGGGACTTTACGCCAATTGATATCAAAGATATCATCTCAAAGCTTGAAAGGATAAGCCGCGGTGAAATTTTAAGTGATGATGAAGCAGACTTTTTAAACGATCATGAAAAAGTTGAAAACAACGACAGACTTGAAAACCTTGGTGACGAAGAAACAATTCAAAAAGTTGAAGCGAAAGTTATTGATAAAACGATAAGAATTAATGTTGAACGACTTGATGAATTAATAAATCTTGTAGGTGAGCTCGTTCTTGGAAGAAATAGACTAACTCAAATAATTTCTGGGGTAATTGAAAAATTTGAGGGGGAACCAGTAGCAAGAGAGTTAATTGACACGGTTTCACAGGTGGAATACCTTGTATCGGAACTTCAGACAGTTGTAATGCGTGCAAGAATGTTGCCAATTGCAAAAGTCTTCAGCAAGTTTCCAAGAATGGTCAGGGACCTTGCTAAGGAAATGAATAAAGAAGTTGATCTTTTGATATATGGAGAGGATACGGAGGTTGATAAGTCCGTGATTGAGTATATCCACGATCCTCTTGTTCACATCATAAGAAACGCAATTGACCATGGAATTGAACCAAAGGAGGAACGAATAAAAGTAGGTAAACCTGAAAGAGGGAAAATAATTTTAAAAGCGGAACACGAAGGAAACTACATCGTTATAACGGTTGAAGATGATGGACGAGGAATTGACCCAAACAAAATTAGAAAAAAAGCAATTGAAAAAAATTTAATAACTGAACAAGAAGCGAACTCAATAAGTGATAAAGATATTTTGAACTTTATCTTCATACCTGGCTTTAGCACCGCCAGTAAAGTCACAAATGTATCTGGGCGTGGCGTTGGACTTGATGTGGTTAAGGCAAATATCACGAAGCTAAATGGAATTATTGATGTGCAGTCAACCCCCGGCATAGGCACTAAATTCATACTTAAACTTCCTCTAACGCTTGCAATAATTCAGGGATTAATTGTTAAGGTATGTGACGAAATTTTCATAGTCCCGCTTTCATCTGTGATTGAGGTTGTTAGAATTGAACCTGAACAAATTCATTCAGTTAACGGAAAAGAAATAATACGATTACGGGATTCAATTTTGCCACTTGTGAGATTGGAAAAAATTTTCAATTTGGGATCAAGTTGTTATAAAAATGGAAATCTATATGTCGTCGTTGTTGGGTTAGCTGAAAAAAAACTTGGGCTTGTTGTTGATGCTTTGATAGGACAAAAAGAGGTTGTGATAAAGTCGCTTGGTTCATATTTAAAAAATGTAAAAGGCATCGCAGGCGCTACGATCCTTGGGGATGGATCGGTGAAACTTATTATTGATATCGCTCAAATTTTCAAAATGTTAACGGAGAAATTTTTAATTTTGTAG
- a CDS encoding chemotaxis response regulator protein-glutamate methylesterase yields the protein MISNDEIKVLVVDDSAFMRQLLSMMLESDPQIKVVATARDGAEGIEKIKTLKPDLVTLDVEMPRMDGLSALKIIMRECPVPVLIVSSLTTEGAEITLEALKLGAIDFIPKQLSYVSSDIARIKSELIQKVKSIVKSKYIRRKIYGFKVEQQKELVFKSVKRNFEVVAIGVSTGGPIALQEVLSKIPENFPVGIVIAQHMPPNFTKLLAERLNSISKIEVKEAQTGDVVQPKLALIAQGGKNLIFEKSSYGKIVKITDKPDTLYKPSVDVMMESASEVFGDKVLGVIMTGMGKDGVEGLKKVKQKGGYIIAQNEDTCVVYGMPRAVVDAGIADSVLPLDKIGEAIAEIIKGTNNF from the coding sequence ATGATTTCGAATGATGAAATAAAGGTTCTTGTTGTTGACGATTCCGCTTTCATGAGACAATTGCTTTCAATGATGCTGGAGTCGGACCCGCAAATAAAGGTTGTTGCAACCGCAAGAGATGGGGCAGAGGGAATTGAAAAGATAAAAACTTTAAAACCTGATCTCGTCACTCTTGATGTTGAGATGCCACGAATGGATGGATTATCTGCATTAAAAATTATAATGAGAGAATGCCCAGTTCCTGTTTTGATAGTTAGCTCTTTGACGACTGAAGGTGCCGAGATAACACTTGAAGCACTTAAACTTGGTGCTATTGATTTCATACCGAAACAGCTTTCATATGTTTCATCTGATATAGCAAGGATAAAATCTGAACTGATTCAAAAAGTAAAATCAATCGTGAAAAGTAAGTATATTCGTCGTAAAATCTATGGGTTCAAGGTTGAGCAACAAAAAGAGCTTGTTTTTAAATCCGTTAAAAGAAACTTTGAAGTTGTCGCAATCGGTGTTTCAACAGGTGGACCGATTGCGCTTCAAGAGGTTTTGTCAAAGATTCCAGAAAATTTCCCCGTTGGAATTGTCATAGCTCAACATATGCCACCGAACTTCACGAAACTGCTTGCCGAGAGATTGAACTCAATAAGCAAAATTGAGGTCAAAGAAGCACAAACAGGTGATGTGGTCCAACCAAAACTTGCATTGATAGCACAGGGTGGGAAAAATTTAATCTTTGAAAAATCTTCATATGGAAAGATCGTTAAAATCACAGATAAACCTGATACACTTTATAAACCTTCTGTTGATGTTATGATGGAATCAGCTTCTGAGGTTTTTGGTGATAAAGTCCTTGGAGTGATAATGACGGGAATGGGAAAAGATGGAGTTGAAGGACTGAAAAAAGTTAAGCAAAAAGGTGGGTATATAATTGCACAAAACGAAGATACTTGCGTAGTTTATGGTATGCCAAGAGCTGTCGTTGATGCTGGCATCGCTGATAGTGTGCTCCCACTTGATAAAATCGGCGAGGCAATCGCTGAAATTATTAAAGGTACAAACAATTTTTAG
- a CDS encoding class I SAM-dependent methyltransferase: MALKIFPFVYDLLMSPVEKLGLQRLRRKILNLVSGDKILEIGAGTGLNIPVYPDGKEIVCIEPKFGMIKKAIKRAEKHEKKVYFVCSEVETLPFKSETFDVVFATFVFCEVKDPEGGFNEILRVLKSGGKLILLEHVRPNGKIISKVFDIGNKITSIFGENINRQTVELAVKSGFSIEKVEDIYDGIVKLIVGVKRAKV, encoded by the coding sequence ATGGCTTTAAAAATTTTTCCATTTGTTTACGATCTTTTGATGTCCCCAGTTGAAAAACTTGGTTTGCAAAGATTGAGAAGAAAAATTTTAAACCTCGTCAGCGGAGATAAAATTCTTGAGATTGGGGCTGGAACTGGGTTAAACATACCTGTTTATCCAGATGGGAAAGAAATTGTCTGTATTGAACCAAAATTCGGAATGATAAAAAAGGCAATCAAGAGGGCGGAAAAGCACGAAAAGAAGGTTTATTTCGTTTGTTCAGAAGTTGAAACATTACCATTTAAAAGTGAAACATTTGATGTTGTTTTCGCAACTTTTGTATTTTGCGAAGTTAAAGATCCCGAAGGAGGTTTTAATGAGATCTTAAGAGTTTTAAAATCTGGAGGGAAATTGATCTTGCTTGAACATGTGAGACCAAATGGAAAAATAATCTCAAAAGTTTTTGACATTGGAAATAAAATAACTTCAATCTTCGGCGAGAACATAAATCGTCAAACTGTTGAGTTGGCAGTTAAATCTGGTTTTTCAATTGAAAAAGTTGAAGATATATATGATGGAATTGTAAAGTTAATAGTTGGTGTTAAACGAGCCAAAGTTTAA
- a CDS encoding NAD-dependent epimerase/dehydratase family protein translates to MKALVTGGTGFIGSHLVDELLKRGYEVKCIVRDTSNLRWLAEKDVEILKGSLFDFDFLKKAVKDVDYIYHIAGVTKGRNYHDYYRGNVETTKNLLEACLENKGLKKFILASSLAAVGPGEDSIPVDETRDYKPITSYGKSKAEAEKVALSYKEKLPITIIRPPSVYGPRDTYTFEFFKYVKFGFLPAVLPDEQILSLVYVSDLVDGFILAGESERATGEIYFISSEEIYTWREIENAVLKAIGKKVLRVKIPEPILYFVSFLSEMIYKLQDKASPLNIEKIKDLRQKNWACSIEKAKRELGYNPKVSLEEGMQRTIKWYFENKWL, encoded by the coding sequence ATGAAAGCACTTGTCACGGGTGGGACAGGTTTCATAGGAAGCCATCTTGTTGACGAACTTTTAAAGCGTGGTTATGAAGTTAAATGTATCGTCAGAGACACAAGCAATTTAAGATGGCTTGCCGAAAAAGATGTTGAAATTTTAAAGGGCAGTTTGTTTGATTTTGATTTTTTGAAAAAAGCGGTCAAAGATGTTGACTATATTTATCATATTGCTGGCGTCACAAAAGGTAGGAACTATCATGACTATTACCGCGGCAATGTTGAAACGACGAAAAACTTGTTGGAAGCATGTCTTGAAAATAAAGGTTTGAAAAAATTTATATTAGCAAGCAGTTTAGCGGCGGTTGGTCCAGGTGAGGATTCTATCCCTGTTGATGAAACTAGAGATTACAAACCTATAACTTCATATGGTAAAAGCAAGGCGGAAGCGGAGAAGGTTGCTCTTTCATATAAAGAAAAATTACCTATTACCATAATTCGCCCTCCTTCCGTTTACGGTCCTCGTGATACATACACATTTGAATTTTTTAAATATGTTAAGTTTGGGTTTTTGCCTGCGGTTTTGCCCGATGAGCAAATTTTAAGTTTGGTTTATGTTTCTGATCTCGTGGATGGTTTCATTCTTGCAGGTGAGAGTGAAAGGGCAACAGGTGAGATTTATTTTATTTCAAGCGAAGAAATTTACACTTGGAGAGAGATTGAAAACGCTGTTTTAAAAGCAATCGGCAAAAAAGTTTTGCGTGTGAAAATTCCAGAGCCGATTCTATATTTTGTATCATTTTTGTCTGAAATGATCTACAAGCTACAAGACAAGGCGTCTCCTTTGAACATTGAAAAAATAAAAGACCTAAGACAAAAAAATTGGGCTTGCTCAATTGAAAAAGCTAAAAGAGAACTCGGCTACAATCCCAAGGTTTCACTTGAAGAAGGAATGCAAAGGACAATAAAATGGTATTTTGAAAATAAATGGCTTTAA
- a CDS encoding DUF3108 domain-containing protein has translation MRRIFLILPIALLIIFYFVAKAIPKNDFKFENEYLEYHGYWGFINLGSIKVWTETNGNRIKARFQMDSNPWLFFINIHYGFESEFRIDSLLDAKFLIYETKKGRKIVTIFERKNNKIIATQKDVQTGEVIEVSEKEERSYYNGITSFYLTRMLLGSGENLTIPILIQFNVKDVNVSFPKENASIKFLNSTVITKKVSGFIPFVAEEIAGVTGDFIAYYSDDSARIPIKGYFKTSVGNVRIELVRWERKNWQPPQIADKK, from the coding sequence ATGAGACGAATTTTTCTAATTCTGCCGATAGCACTTTTGATAATTTTTTACTTCGTTGCGAAGGCGATCCCCAAAAACGATTTTAAATTTGAAAACGAATATCTTGAATATCACGGGTATTGGGGCTTCATAAATCTTGGAAGCATAAAAGTATGGACGGAAACAAATGGAAATCGCATAAAAGCACGATTTCAGATGGATTCAAATCCCTGGCTTTTCTTTATAAACATTCACTATGGTTTTGAAAGCGAATTTAGAATTGACTCACTTCTTGATGCGAAATTTTTGATCTATGAGACCAAAAAAGGAAGAAAAATCGTGACGATTTTTGAGAGGAAAAACAACAAGATAATTGCCACGCAAAAAGATGTCCAAACTGGCGAAGTTATTGAGGTATCTGAAAAGGAGGAGAGAAGCTATTACAACGGGATTACTTCATTTTATTTGACGAGAATGCTTCTCGGATCGGGTGAAAATCTTACAATTCCAATTTTGATTCAATTTAATGTCAAAGATGTTAATGTAAGTTTCCCGAAGGAGAACGCAAGTATTAAGTTTTTAAATTCAACAGTTATCACAAAGAAAGTAAGTGGTTTTATTCCGTTTGTCGCAGAGGAAATAGCAGGCGTGACTGGCGATTTTATTGCGTATTATTCAGATGATTCAGCAAGAATTCCTATAAAGGGATATTTTAAAACATCCGTCGGAAATGTGAGAATTGAGCTCGTTAGATGGGAACGAAAAAATTGGCAACCTCCACAAATCGCTGACAAAAAGTAA
- a CDS encoding M1 family metallopeptidase, with protein MFSQRVGYFQQRVDYVMDVFLDTKTHKLIGKQVAVYHNNSPDTLYEIFYHLYLNAFKPGSSMQVRGDVIRNGLGERIRTLKPEEYGWTNVKSLKANDEEIEFEIFDTVLKAKLKKPLVPGSSVKLEMEFESQIPKQTRRNGRDNREGVDYSMAQWYPKICEYDFEGWHVNQYIEREFYGVWGSFDVKITLPADYLVGATGVIQNPNEVMCGYELGAVDTVIFPSQWKKNSGSKFKTWHFKAEKVHDFAWVADRDYIHEITWLQLENDTIIIHLLYQPDVYMLWRETGKFTKEIIKLYSEWFYKYPYKTFTVAQAGDGGMEYPTLIMITGRRGRTSMIGILAHEIGHIWFYGLIGNNETKEAWIDEGGASFVTPRIFKNFLGEKWSDFVGIDKMLRPNLDIYGGYRNYIRFSNLGYEEPVLLHSDFFREPITYTNAVYGKGASVFEMLEYVVGDSVFDKIMKEFFKEWVFKHPTTKDFERTAEKVSGMKLDWFFDQWLKTTRKCDYSIENFSGKWTTENGLKKYKIKVKLRNRGQIVMPVDLYIYFEDGTYQKVIIPLDIQLKAKQEPDAIVLPPWFWVNPSYELEISFDKKVKMVEIDSRLRLRDINRLNNRTGILNKIQFKFFEQTHLNPPLEKYWFSVRPSIWFAQRDGIRPGFFANGAYLFDYYETKLGLWFNTKTKNFDYMLSYTNNTLPVLGRLSGFGIEFLKIHGVKKFYFEIFKSIRPLYLTIPPFYNLSIFFEHASLVEEKLPFFNLKWESGNFNSVGFKLSANTQISRTFLLGNLFFKTTTANSAKNFTNISVELKQRTILQTLEHSLRFFFVNSYGQPPEQEKFYFTASPHEQFFNQSFRMIYLIDEKFSRRTNLFLKGGLNLRGYFDIFDIWITRGSAVNFDLVFLKSQTFHLSIFYDIAIFKWAKETSLISQIPRFEEIEKIGSLAYDYGFEINLRPLIFIPSVAENLINSFNRLNISVVFPVGRTGEAPKFRWALEIKVER; from the coding sequence TTGTTTTCTCAGAGAGTTGGATATTTTCAGCAACGCGTTGATTATGTCATGGATGTTTTTCTTGACACGAAAACTCATAAACTCATCGGAAAACAGGTAGCAGTTTATCACAACAATTCTCCCGACACTTTATATGAAATTTTTTACCATTTATATTTAAACGCTTTCAAGCCAGGAAGCTCTATGCAAGTTCGCGGTGATGTTATAAGAAATGGGCTTGGTGAAAGAATTAGAACATTGAAGCCAGAGGAATACGGCTGGACAAATGTTAAATCCCTTAAAGCAAACGATGAAGAAATTGAATTTGAAATTTTTGATACGGTTTTAAAAGCAAAGCTTAAAAAACCTCTCGTCCCCGGAAGTTCTGTTAAACTTGAAATGGAGTTTGAATCGCAAATACCAAAACAAACAAGAAGAAATGGTAGAGATAATCGCGAGGGAGTTGACTATAGCATGGCTCAATGGTATCCTAAAATCTGTGAATATGATTTTGAAGGTTGGCATGTGAATCAATACATTGAGCGTGAATTTTACGGAGTATGGGGAAGTTTTGATGTGAAAATAACTCTTCCGGCAGATTATCTCGTCGGAGCAACTGGGGTAATTCAAAATCCAAACGAGGTTATGTGTGGATATGAACTCGGCGCAGTTGATACAGTGATCTTCCCAAGCCAATGGAAAAAGAATTCGGGATCAAAATTTAAAACTTGGCACTTCAAAGCTGAAAAAGTCCACGATTTTGCTTGGGTCGCTGATAGAGATTACATTCACGAAATAACTTGGCTTCAACTTGAAAACGATACTATTATAATTCACTTGCTTTATCAACCTGATGTATATATGCTCTGGCGTGAGACGGGGAAATTTACGAAAGAGATAATAAAACTTTACAGCGAATGGTTTTACAAATATCCATACAAAACTTTCACAGTTGCACAAGCCGGAGATGGAGGTATGGAATATCCAACGCTTATTATGATTACTGGAAGGCGCGGGAGAACAAGTATGATTGGAATTCTCGCTCACGAAATTGGACATATCTGGTTTTATGGATTAATTGGAAATAATGAAACAAAAGAAGCTTGGATAGACGAAGGCGGGGCAAGTTTCGTGACACCAAGAATTTTTAAAAATTTTCTCGGTGAAAAATGGAGCGATTTCGTTGGAATTGATAAAATGTTAAGACCGAATTTAGACATTTACGGAGGATATAGAAACTATATAAGGTTTTCCAATCTCGGATATGAAGAACCTGTCCTTCTACATTCTGATTTCTTCCGTGAACCAATTACATACACGAACGCTGTTTATGGGAAAGGCGCTTCAGTTTTTGAAATGCTTGAATATGTCGTTGGCGATAGCGTTTTTGATAAAATAATGAAAGAGTTTTTTAAAGAGTGGGTTTTTAAGCATCCAACTACAAAAGATTTTGAAAGGACAGCTGAAAAAGTAAGCGGGATGAAACTTGACTGGTTTTTTGATCAATGGCTTAAAACGACAAGAAAATGTGATTATTCAATTGAAAATTTCTCCGGAAAATGGACAACCGAAAATGGTTTGAAAAAATACAAAATCAAAGTTAAACTTCGCAATCGTGGGCAAATAGTCATGCCCGTTGACCTTTACATTTACTTTGAAGATGGAACCTACCAAAAAGTGATAATACCACTTGACATTCAGCTCAAAGCAAAACAAGAACCTGACGCAATTGTACTTCCGCCTTGGTTTTGGGTTAATCCGAGCTATGAGCTTGAGATTTCCTTTGATAAAAAAGTGAAGATGGTTGAAATTGACAGCAGGTTGAGGTTAAGAGATATAAACAGGTTGAACAATAGAACAGGAATTTTAAATAAAATTCAATTTAAATTCTTTGAGCAGACACATTTGAATCCACCGCTTGAAAAGTATTGGTTCAGCGTAAGACCTTCAATTTGGTTTGCCCAGAGAGATGGGATAAGACCGGGATTTTTCGCAAATGGTGCTTATCTTTTTGATTATTACGAAACGAAACTCGGTTTATGGTTCAACACAAAGACGAAAAATTTTGATTACATGTTAAGTTATACCAACAACACCTTGCCTGTGCTTGGAAGGTTGAGTGGATTTGGAATTGAATTTTTAAAAATCCACGGGGTAAAAAAATTTTACTTTGAAATCTTCAAGAGCATAAGACCTTTGTATCTTACAATTCCACCGTTTTATAATCTGTCTATTTTCTTTGAACATGCTTCACTTGTTGAGGAGAAGTTGCCATTTTTTAATTTAAAATGGGAAAGCGGAAATTTTAACTCAGTTGGTTTCAAACTTTCAGCGAACACACAAATTAGCAGGACATTTTTACTTGGAAATTTATTCTTTAAAACAACGACAGCAAATAGCGCTAAAAATTTCACCAACATTTCAGTTGAGCTAAAACAAAGGACGATCTTACAAACGCTTGAGCATTCGCTTCGTTTCTTTTTCGTAAACTCATATGGACAACCACCGGAACAGGAAAAATTTTATTTCACCGCAAGCCCGCATGAGCAATTTTTCAACCAGTCGTTTAGAATGATTTATCTTATTGATGAGAAATTTTCAAGAAGAACAAACTTATTTTTGAAAGGTGGCTTAAACTTGCGCGGTTATTTTGATATATTTGATATTTGGATCACAAGAGGCAGCGCTGTTAATTTTGACTTGGTGTTTTTAAAATCTCAAACTTTTCATTTATCAATCTTTTACGATATTGCGATTTTTAAATGGGCAAAAGAAACATCGTTAATTTCACAAATACCAAGATTTGAGGAAATAGAAAAGATCGGTTCATTAGCGTATGACTATGGCTTTGAAATCAATCTCCGACCACTTATATTTATTCCATCGGTTGCAGAAAATTTAATTAATTCATTCAACCGATTGAACATAAGTGTGGTTTTCCCAGTTGGACGCACTGGTGAAGCACCAAAATTTAGATGGGCTCTTGAAATAAAAGTTGAAAGATAA
- a CDS encoding aldo/keto reductase encodes MKSPIGFTDITYQKQKRDKKMEYRQFGQTEIKIPVITFGGWAIGGWYWGGTDEELSVKAIQKAIEVGMNCIDTAPVYGFGLGEEIVGKAIKGKRNEVIIATKCGLRWDTDEGEFFFDTYFNGKRYYVYKNARKNSIIEECERSLRRLNTDFIDIYQIHWPDKTTPIDESLEALTRLQEQGKIRAFGVSNFDANLMKETLKYMRVESNQVKYSLLDRSIEKELVPLCVENKISILAYSPLEQGLLTGKITMETEFKSGDLRKRQFWFLPENRKKVLDALEKIKPIAKERNVTVAQLVINWTFSQTGITTAIVGARNPEQVEENAKAATFKLTDEEIQKIREAFTWE; translated from the coding sequence ATGAAATCGCCTATTGGCTTTACGGATATAACATATCAAAAACAAAAGCGTGATAAAAAAATGGAATACAGACAATTCGGACAAACAGAAATTAAAATCCCTGTCATAACTTTCGGAGGTTGGGCAATCGGCGGTTGGTACTGGGGTGGAACTGACGAAGAGCTCTCTGTAAAAGCGATCCAAAAAGCAATTGAAGTTGGAATGAATTGTATTGACACTGCGCCAGTCTACGGATTCGGATTAGGTGAAGAAATTGTCGGGAAAGCGATCAAAGGAAAACGAAACGAAGTTATTATAGCAACAAAATGTGGTTTAAGATGGGATACCGACGAAGGTGAGTTTTTCTTTGATACATACTTCAACGGGAAAAGATATTATGTTTACAAAAATGCACGAAAAAATTCAATAATTGAAGAATGTGAAAGAAGTTTGAGACGACTTAATACCGACTTCATTGACATTTACCAAATTCACTGGCCCGATAAAACAACCCCAATTGATGAATCACTTGAAGCTCTAACGCGCCTTCAAGAGCAAGGGAAAATAAGAGCGTTTGGAGTCAGCAACTTTGATGCTAACCTAATGAAGGAAACCCTAAAATATATGAGAGTTGAAAGCAATCAAGTAAAATACAGCTTGTTAGATCGCTCTATTGAAAAGGAACTTGTTCCGCTTTGCGTTGAAAATAAAATTTCAATCCTTGCTTACAGCCCGCTTGAGCAAGGACTTTTAACAGGTAAAATAACAATGGAGACAGAATTTAAGAGCGGAGATCTACGAAAGAGACAATTTTGGTTTCTGCCAGAAAACAGAAAGAAAGTCCTTGATGCTCTTGAAAAGATAAAACCGATAGCAAAAGAACGAAATGTTACTGTCGCCCAACTTGTAATAAATTGGACATTTTCACAAACTGGTATAACAACTGCGATCGTTGGCGCAAGAAATCCAGAACAAGTTGAGGAAAACGCAAAAGCTGCGACTTTTAAACTCACCGACGAGGAAATCCAAAAGATAAGAGAAGCCTTCACATGGGAATAA
- a CDS encoding cupin domain-containing protein, protein MPLFIERGKWLGKEKEEIEKEWNERGFTSDVWIDPPGQRWENFVHDTDELVTPLNVSIEIECDGEVTELNPGDEWFIPRGAVHSVRNKSNEIAYWLYGYNISKTKA, encoded by the coding sequence ATGCCATTATTTATTGAAAGAGGCAAATGGCTTGGGAAAGAAAAAGAAGAAATAGAAAAAGAATGGAATGAACGAGGTTTCACAAGCGATGTGTGGATTGATCCGCCTGGACAAAGATGGGAAAACTTCGTGCATGACACAGATGAACTTGTCACGCCATTAAATGTCTCAATTGAAATTGAATGCGATGGTGAAGTGACAGAGCTAAATCCAGGTGATGAGTGGTTCATTCCTCGTGGTGCAGTTCATTCAGTTAGAAACAAAAGTAATGAAATCGCCTATTGGCTTTACGGATATAACATATCAAAAACAAAAGCGTGA